TTAGTCTTCATTCCAACcacacttaaaataaataaaggtaagaCATGATGCTGGACcagaatcttaatttttaaagccatttccaaaaacaaaataccTTCTTATAGTGAGATATTCCCATCTATATAAGAACAGGATGTTagaatgatattttatgtaatttcttCAAGACCAAATGggtattttctcctcttttttttttcttccattgtaAGTTAAAAGAGAATCATAAATTCTACTCATTCCTCTATCACACGTAAATGTAAAAATGTCTGGATTTCTTTACTTTCAAGAGAATCTCATGTTCAGTGAAACCTGAATCAGTAAATCAGTAAATAACATTACATATataggtgtggggtgtgtgtgtgtttgtgtgtgtgtgtgtgtatacacacacacatttgacacatatatgtatgtgtatatgtatatgtgtatatatatatacacacatatacatatatatgtatatgtatatatacacatacatatgtgatTATAAGCTTTTGTTTCTGATAtcctagaagaaatgaaataatatttgctAAAGAGAAGGGAACTTCTTCCATTGATTCTCTTCTTTGGGCTCGGGGGTATTTTGATTGTTATATAAGTGCTGATACCACGATAGATATAATTAGGACCTCTATTGAAGGATGTTGCTTACATGCTGtcctgtgtgtgtacacatatgtcatatgtgtacatatgatatacacatatcacatatgtatgtatacacatatacatatatatatacacatatacatatacacatacatatatgtgtcaAATGAAAAACATCAATATTTCTCTTAAGacatctattaatatttaatagatATGCTAAGGAACAATAagcttttctaaataaaaattaattaaaagttatGACAAATTAAGCATTATTTGAACAGCATGAGTCCTGGGAACCAAAGATGATCCACAAAAGTTATGAAAACCAAACTGAACATCACCAGCTCAAATGTGCCCAGGCATAGCAGGCACCACTGTAGTTACCACCGTAAGTTGAGGAAGAACTAAAGTAGATGCTTCAGTTCAGCTGTCATATTAAAAACATACTCATTATAACCACATCCTCAGGGCCCATGCTGCTCAACTGTACAGCTTTTATAATACACATATGTAGGAATGAAACACAAGTCCTTTGCCGACCAAGTTATCTTCTGCTATAGTGAATCCTTCAGATTATAGCTATAAACAGCTTTACCAAAGGACTCTTAAATTTAAGGTAAGtacaaattaaatttttctcCCTGCTTTTCATGTGTCCCATAGATGACAGTACCTCTGTTTTCAATGATAGTCCACTGTTAAAGAATATTGTTGCAACAGCAATGTAGGATACAGTTATTTCTGGCTTCAGTGgtcctaaaaagagaaaaaagagttatTGTTAGAAAAGAATTTCAGTAGATAACTTGGCACAAAAGAAGAATCTAtttgttcacacctgtaatcccagcactttgggaggccaaggcgagtagagcacttgaggccaggagttcaagaccagcctgaccaacatggcaaaacccagtctttactaaaaatacaaaaattagccaggcatggtggtgcatgcctgtagtcccagctccttgggaggctgagtgggaggattacctgagcccaggagacagaggttgcagtgagccgagatcacgccattgcactccagcctgggcaacaaagcaagactctgtctcaaaataataataataataataataataataataataacaacaacaacaataataataatctacTGCAGGACAACAAATGGTACTTTAGATATCAGTGTCACCCCTGGTGTCTTACTGTCCCAACAGAGGTAAGCATTTGTGTGATGCAGCCTAACTCCAGAGAGCATTTTCCAGAGGGCAAGGACCGTGGCTGTCTTGCTCAGCACAGTGTCTTCAGACCAGAAGAATAAAGAAGCACACAGGACAGCATGTAAGCAACATCCTTCAATAGAGGTCCTAATTATATCTATCATGGTATCAGCACTTATATAACAATCAAAATACCCCCGAGCCCAAAGAAGAGAATCAATGGAAGAAGTTCCCTTCTCTTTagcaaatattatttcatttcttctaggaTATCAGAAACAAAAGCTTATAATCACACATGCACTCAGTTCTGCCCAAGagtattcattctacaaatacttattgagcacttgctatgtgaatgagataatgcatataaagtacTTAATAATATATTGCTATGACcgtaattattattaaattgtgCTAGGCCCTAGAGATATGTGGTGACCCAGCCAGGCCTGGTCCCTGCCTTCCAGGAAATCCTCTCTGGAGTTAGGATGGCAGCATTCAAATGTGTTAACACTGCGAGAACAATACTTAAAAGTATCATTTGTGAGTGGATATAAGTATCATTTGTGACATGTACACAATTGGCTTGAAGACCTAACGTGCTAACAAAAAACaacattctttcaaaaaatgcagtcctgagaaaatgacattttatacCTATATAGCAGTGGTTCTCCAGCAGTAGAAATCTTACCCTCCATGGACATTTGaaaatgtttagaaatgttttttggttgtcataacttGGGGGATAGGATGTGCTACtaacatctagtgggtagagatcAGGAATTCTATTAAACATCTTGGAAGGCATAGAACAGCCCctccaacaacaaaaattatcatGTTCAAAATGTCAgtgtgccaaggctgagaaatcTTGGTACATGGCAACATTTAAAAACCTAAGATCATCTCATATTTGGCATCCTATTCAGTCTTCTTGTACTAGATTAAATAGTGTCCCCCGACTCCCAAAATTCATGCccacccagaacctgtgaatgtcacatttttggaaatagggtctttgcagatgtaatcaagttaagatgaggtcttaTTGGATTAGGAGGGACATTAATCCAATAACCGGTATTCTTAAAAGatggaaatttggacacagacacatgcacaaggAAGATAGCCATGTGATGACAGAGGTGGAGACTGGAGTTATattgccacaagccaaggaacggCTGGCAACCACCACAAGCTAGAAGACTCAAAGGATTCTTTCCCAGATGTCCTTTGGAGGACATCTTGACCTCAGACTTCtggcttctagaactgtgagataataaatttctgttgtactGAGCCACCTGGTTCATGGTaatttgttgtggcagccctaAGAAACTAATACACTCACTTAAGCAAAACAACAGGACAACAATCATGGCTCCTCCATAGCCTGAAACCCTCCACTTGTTCGATATATGGACAGAAGACCAAGCTCAGAAAAaatcaccatatatatatatatatataatataatatataattaattatatattatgtatataacataatatataattaatatatattatgtatataacataatatataattaatatatattatgtatataacataatatataattaatatatattatgtatataacataatatataattaatatatattatgttatataacataatatatattaattaatatatattatgttatataacataatatataattaatatatattatgtatataacataatatataattaatatatattatgtatataacataatatataattaatatatattatgtatataacataatatataattaatatatattatgtatataacataatatataattaatatatattatgtatataacataatatataattaatatatattatgtatataacataatatataatataggatacaataatgtacataatatataatatacataatatctcAAGGCCCCTCTGagagagaatatatattatatataataatatattttatataatatataacatattatatacaatatataacataatatataatatgataatatataatacattatttaacataatacataatattatctatatagagagagagatgaccTACTATGTCTTAGGCATTTGTAGTACAAcaatgaataaaagaaacaaagatttcctcaaatgctgtaataaattatttaatatgccTGGCATTTACACAAATCATTTTGCTGAGAcctaagaaaagggaaagaaagggagaaggcaAGTGCAAAAGGCATTACATTTGGGGGCAGTGAAGGCTGTTCAAAAACTTTTATAAGAGGTACATTATCTTTATATTTGTTAGTGAATCTGTCTCAGCAGCTCACACAGGTAATATTTCTTCAGCAGCTAAGCAAGGTGATTCAGGAGCAGATTTTAAAGTCAAGGAATCTGGCTTGCTTGGGAAGTAGAAGTTTCCCAGGAATTTTAAATACCCTGGTCTCCAATAGTTCCTCTTCCCTAAGCTAGCTACCTTAACGTAGAGAGAGTCACCTGGTATCTTCAACTGTAAAAGAAGCATATTGGcttaaaacactttaaatattccCCTCCCACTCTTAACATTCTATTATAATTAAACAAAGGAATGAATTATCCTACATTAAAGACAGAAGGACTAGTGAAAATAGGAAATGGCATTTCTATGATACAATAATGTACCAAAATATTAATAAGCAGAGTCTATGGAACACATAAGTTTGCAGAATCTATCTCATACATGCCACTGCAGAAAAGCCCCACGGAAATGATTCAGCATTCAACACCTTTCTTCCCACAGAATATTTAGGAATGCAAGGTAAAAGATATTTTGCCAAACTTAGCCCCTGCAGATTTAAAGTTAAAGATCATACATCCTCTGTAATTTCATCTCAAAACTGAGCAAATAAGAGATCTAACACGAGAAGCGATAGCTAGTGAAGTATGCATTGCAGATCATGCAAAGGTACTCTAAGTCTTACTATTCATTTAGCTCCGGGGATAGGGGGGTCTTCATTTGACAGACCTGATCTTCACAAGAGTTTCCCAAAAGTTCACAGAGCAGCAGTGTTAAAGAAGAAACTATTACCATCAATCAGAGGGAGAAACCACCAGGAATAACTGCTTTATTCTCATAGTTACATATTCTACACATTTTGTTCTAAGTTGAATACAGAAgaacacaattttaaaacaaacaatccTTCATCTCCACAATTTTGGTTTAaataattccttttaaaatgttcccGGAAGCTACTTCTAAACAGAGTAATGGGGTGGACGTTAAGGGGAGAAGGGACCACTACTGTTCTCCTAAGAGatcatttcattcacttccatCATGttttaacaaaaagataaaaataacttcaaatatCCTCCTGAGCGCTTCCTACTATGAAAGATTGTGCCTGTTCACCTCTATCCTTATTTGCTCCGGTTGCATGAGTTAGGTATTAAACCTGTCAATAAGCTTGGAAACTGACAAACAAGGTCAAAAAGACAAGCGAATTGAATAAATTCAATTAATGTTTATGAAAAGTAGTACAAGATTGTCTAAAGGTGTTGGGGGGGGCATAAAAAACTAATATTTCTAATGTTCCCACCAGTGCCCATCATCTCCAGTACAAAGCTCCCACTATTCAGAGATCTAAGTATGCTTTCAGTCCATCTACATTTCCTTGCCAAAACacacactacactacactacacatAGTCTAACAGTCTGTATCTGTTAGACTGCTAGAATAGCAACTGAATCCCGGCAGCACACGGAAGTATGCTGTAATGAAGTGCCCTGTAATGAAAGAGTGCAACGTGTCAGTCGGCTTGGGAGTTTCTGAAGCGCCAGCAACTACAGCAAATCATCACTCCAACATGTGGGCCATAAAATCTGAGTTGGGGGCGGAGGTgtcccttttcttgtttttcctccaCTTTTTCTTTAATGTGGGGGCGGGGAGGACTCGAAAGTAGACTCGATAATGAGGTCCACTCCAAGATAGATACGGAACTCTTAGCAACCTAGATTCCCTTGGGATAGGATGCTACTTTGAAGGCAAGAGGAGTAAGTTTCATTCTCTGTAACCTCACTTCTTGACACTCAGGATAGTCATTGTTTGTCTACGGAAAAGGCTACCCGCGCTCAAATTCCTTTGCCTCATTCCTAATTACAAGTTCCCTCTGGGGTTGGTAAATTAGAAAATCAGCAAAAGGGCCAAAGGCTGGTCAGTGCCCCCTGAAATTGGCAAGCGCTTGCAATGAGGGTTGCCCCACCTTTCCAAGACTCACAAATTAGTTCTGAAGTGGGAGCCGCGGTGGAGCCGACAGAGGTGCAGCACTTACCCCCATTCACCCCTATGGACGGCTCCAGTTTAGCTCCAGCGATCGCCAGCACTATTCCGACCATGAACCAGTCTTTCCTCATTCTCTCCAGCAGCCTCATATTTGTTAGGGTGGgtgggttttgtttatttgtttggctttttttcttttcaagctcGGATCACCTAATCCTTGGAGCGTCTCCACACTTTCCTTGGTCCCTCCAGACATGCAGCAGAGCAAGTCAAATTGCCGATTGTAAAGTAAAGACCTGGGGGTTGCTCCCGCGGCTTTGAGGAGGGTTGGGAGTAGTAGTAGCCAGTGACAGGAAAGTCTCACTGAGCGCCGCCATCACTACCACGCGCCTCAGAATACACGCGCACAAACGCCCCCAGCGCCTCTGGCCGCGGGCTCGCAGGTGCAGATGCTTTGAAATGAAGAACTTGGACCAGGCCGACAAACGTGGGCGATCCGGCAAGGGAGGCTGGCCGCCGGATGGGGCTGACAAGCCCACCGCTGTCGAGACCTGCGGAACCTTCTGAATGACGAGGGGTCGGGGAGAGCGTCGTAAGGCGCCACAGCCAGCAAGCCTCACTGACTGTCCTTTTCTAACAAACCTTTAGGCACAGCCACCCACCCTTCTGGAGCATATCTCCATGGAGAGCCTCTCTTTTGCTGTGCCATGACTCCGCGGGCAGGGCTGACGTGTGCTTGGGGCAAGGGATTTCTCCGTTGAAGCTGCGGCAGCGGGGTGCAAGTTTGGAGACGCGCTTCTTCGGGACATTACGGCGCTTCCACGACGCTAGCGCTGACGTGTGCGCgggggggaggggaggccacTCTGGATCTCCGAGTTCCCAGCCTGAGCTGCTGGAGTTAGAGGTGTCCGCGCGGGAAAGTGGCTCGCTGGTGGGCGGGGAGCCTTAGCCCTGGCGGTGGGTTGAAAATCCGGCGCTAGGCAGATGCCCACGTTCGCTGGACCCCTGCTTGCCGGCGTCCGCTACAACCCAAGGAAGGTGGGCCCGACCTCGCCAGGTCGCTCGCCTGCGGGTGGGCATTTGGTCCGGATCCCCTTCCCTCTGCGGCCCACACCTGTCTCCGGGACTGGGGAGGGCTGCAGGGATCGGGGCAGATCTGCCTTTGCGGGCCGAGAGTGACAGCTGAAGTCTCCCCACCAACTAGGCTACTCGCGGGCGGAGTGGGGTCTGCGCTGGCAAGCCCCTGGGCGCGCGGGTGCCCGCTCTGGCTCGCCCCCAGGGCTGACCTACCCAAGCCACAGGAAAACTCTGGGAAGAGGGTCGCGGATTCCAACGCGGAAGTGGTGGGGGATTGAGTCTGAGAGGTTGGGGAGTCCTACCTTCCATTGCCACGAGTGCTAGTTCTATCTGCCAGTTTCTTCCTTGAAATGTCTTGTGGCAACCAGTGACATTGATGGTTTCATGAATGGACTTCCTACCGGTAGACCCTGCAAGAGCATGAACTCCACTGTATCATTCAtccaaatgaagaaagaaagaaaataatatgtgatattttgaaataacctGGCATCTGCCActtaaatggttaaaaatagaacttaagGTTTGGAAGAGATTGTTTCGTGATGACAGACTTTAATTCTGAATTTATTCAAAGCTGGAAAGACATTCGTCGTGTCATTTCCTCTATTTAATTTAGCTTTATCTTGATTGCAAGACTTCCAGAAACTAAGCCACTTTAAGAGTTGTGCTCCCAGTTGTAGGTTACACAGTACCAAGTGTCATCTAATTATACATCaggcaacatgaaaaaaaattaatttcaagataaaaagaaCTTAACAGGGAGACATAGATGACATTAAGCAGTTTACTCTGAAAAGAGACAGGTACATGAAATATGATAAAATTTGATGTCAGGCAGTCAGAAGATAAGTGAAGATAAATGAAAGATAGTTTAcaacataattattttcttatagtaaTTTCTTAGTAGGTTAAAGAGTCATACGTCTCAGTCATTGAAGGGATAGTTTTGTATTAAAACATCATTAAACATTAAGTTTACAGAAATTGAGCTGTTTTAACTGTACAGCTGTTCACAAATTATTTACTAATA
This DNA window, taken from Pan troglodytes isolate AG18354 chromosome 3, NHGRI_mPanTro3-v2.0_pri, whole genome shotgun sequence, encodes the following:
- the SLC10A7 gene encoding sodium/bile acid cotransporter 7 isoform X9, producing the protein MRLLERMRKDWFMVGIVLAIAGAKLEPSIGVNGGPLKPEITVSYIAVATIFFNSGLSLKTEFADSRLHASACVFCSDFNQGSWWK